AGTTTTCACATACAAGAAAATAGAATACTCAGTAAAACGAAGTAAACGAAAAACAGCATCTATTTACATCGAGAGGGATGGATCTGTATCATTATTGATACCGGAAGCATTTACTAAGGATATGATAGAAAAGATGCTGGAATCCCAACTATATCAAATTTACAAGCACATAGCAAACTGGGAAGACCTAAATACAACACGAGTTTATCGGGAATTTGTAAACGGAGAAGGATTTCTATACTTAGGGAGTAGTTACCGCTTACAAATAGTCGAAGATCAGGCAACTCCTTTGCTTTTAAAGCATGGTTTTTTTAAGCTCCGCAAAAAAGAACTCCATAAAGCTCGCGATGTATTTAAAGAGTTTTATAAAACCAAAGTCATTGTAAAAATAAACGAACGAATAAATCTATTTGCTGATAAACTAGGTGTTAATCCGAATTCCGTTAAGGTAATGGATCTTCAAAACCGTTGGGCATCCTGTTCTACAAACGGAAACCTTAATTTCAACTGGAAATGTGCAATGGCTCCTTTAAAAGTTCTCGATTATATCGTTGCACACGAATTAGTCCATTTAATCCACCCCAACCACAACGAAGCATTTTGGAACGAATTAGACAAAATTCTTCCCGATTACCACCAGCGCAAAACCTGGCTCAAAATCAACGGGGCAAGTATGGAATTATAGGTGGTTATTGATTGAATAGTTTAATAATATTCCTTATACCATTTTTCCGGTGCTTTACATGATTTAATAGGATAGATAGCATGATAATAATCAAAAAAAAGTAGGTGGAAAACACCACTCACTCCAAAATATCCAACTATTCTCGGTGCTATGAAGTTTTCATAATCATCTTGACCAACA
This genomic interval from uncultured Marinifilum sp. contains the following:
- a CDS encoding SprT family zinc-dependent metalloprotease encodes the protein MMEVFTYKKIEYSVKRSKRKTASIYIERDGSVSLLIPEAFTKDMIEKMLESQLYQIYKHIANWEDLNTTRVYREFVNGEGFLYLGSSYRLQIVEDQATPLLLKHGFFKLRKKELHKARDVFKEFYKTKVIVKINERINLFADKLGVNPNSVKVMDLQNRWASCSTNGNLNFNWKCAMAPLKVLDYIVAHELVHLIHPNHNEAFWNELDKILPDYHQRKTWLKINGASMEL